Below is a genomic region from Salvelinus sp. IW2-2015 linkage group LG18, ASM291031v2, whole genome shotgun sequence.
GTTTGAACCAAGAGTTTGATAGCAGACCATTTCTTACATGAATATGTTACGTTCAATGTCTTGCCATCCAGGTCTCCACTTGGTCATTTTGtacatatgtatacatttgatttTCTGTAACTACTACATGTGACCATCTCAATGATATCAAATTATTAGAGGTAGGCAAGTTGTTTTTGAAATAGGTCATTGTAATTATATCTACGGCCACCGCACGACCTGCGCGTAATGGTCATATGGTTGGGTATTCCAACAGTTTCCAAAGTAATCTTTTCACTGTTGCCTACGTTTTAATTTGTATGCATGTAATCCTTTATGACTATGAGTACCTCTGGGATTAATTATATGATTGACTATGCGCAAAAGTGAATTGAATTGTTTCCACACCCACCATGCGTCATGTGTGTAATGGTCATGGgaggtgaaatgtgtatattttgcgATGTGAGTGAGCACTCAGTCTGTTTGACTGGATGAAGATCTGTTTTGGATCGAAACCTTGTCAATAAAGCTGcgaattgggagctttaacagtgtgcaGGCTTTCCTGAATTTACACGTATTAtttattagcccagcacctacgtttttaaggatgtgcgtatgaccacaaacttttctaAAAGACATAATTCCCCCAAGTTTCATCAAAATATTGTGTGGGTTAGCTAGACTCAATAGTGGCCATGTTTCAGGTACAAGTCTGTAAAATATTGCGCTGAGAGACCTTTGTTCATAGATGTCACATATTAAGTTTCATGCAAATCGCTCATTCGGTGTCAGAAGAGTAGCAGTAAGTGTTTTTTATCACGGCAGACGCATCATTCACACAAGTTTCgtcaaaatcgggccagtgctgtctgagatatcgcgtgtGACTAACGTATGAATGTACTAATGGACAGAGACAGATCAATAGTCCCATCCCTgatttcatcgtgggggacaaTTCATACAACCAGACCAAAACCCCTGAATGGTTTGAGCAactattctatatatttttttacaataggTGCTTTCACTTTCTACATATTTGAAGAATTCTCCTCATGATAGCTAAAAACAATGGCTTGTGCTTCAGAACATATCTGAAAAAGGTGAGTAGATAGATAAAAGGTGGGCAGGATAAGGCAAATGTTGAGTGATGTAGTGGGTGGACCAGAGGTGAGGCAGGCTGGTAACCAGGGCATTGTTCATTAGTCACTGACCTGAAGAAAATGGACTTGAGCTTATCCAGTAAACGCTCCttttcattttccgttgcaaaacgttttacaACGCTTACCATTATgttccctaatgaacatgacccaggtgtgTGTCCAGGCCACAGCCAGCCTACTCCTGACTCAGTGGGCCTTGCCGTTGCCATTCATATGGGTCTTCTGAGGCTGAGACGACTTGGGCTCCTCTGTGCTGTAGAGGCAGTCCAAGAAGCCTCGGGAGATCTCGGTCACCATGGATCTGTCAGGGATGGACTGGGCCATGCCATAGATTGCTCCCTAGAACATGAACAAATGAATGTAGAGCCATTTATCCAATTTATATGACATAAAATGAATGGAATAATATGGTGCACTGCTGTGTAGTGTATTCCAGGTAACGGGGTCAGCATTAACAATCACCATTCCAGTGGTCTTCTCATTGGGGTTTttcaaaatgagagccacctgcTCTTTGATGTCACtgatgaactgtttggccacaccTTCATGTGTGTGCAGTACAGTACAACAGATATGGATGCTATGATGGGACAGAGAATTTTGTTTAAAAACACaaaagtacttaaaaaaaaaatctacatggTGATATCATGCCTGGGGGTCTTTGCTTGCTGGTATTACTTCAAAATAAAGTGCATAGTCAATATTCTATGAAATGTATACATTATCACTAAGTATGACTGAATTTCAAAGACGAGAAAAAGGTGAGGAAAACATACCTGGATGGATATTGTAGCGTGTTGAGATTCCAACCCTTTGAAGTCAGTGCGTTGGATAAACGAAAAATGTCGAAGACGTCAGAGCCTATTGCCACCACGGACACTTCAGGGTCTCCAAACACAAACACCCCATTTATCTTACGGATTCTGTCcggaaataaacaaacacaaaacatgctTATTTCCTCCAAAAATAGTGAGATCACAATGTGCTTGCCAAGAGCTCTTATAAACAGTCAAATTTAACAACATTTTATATATAGGTTGACAGATGGTTTAGAAATCAACAGAAAGAGAATCActacaggtagcctagcagttaagagggtTGGGCCAGCAACTGAAAGGTCCCTAGTTCGAATCCCTGCCCGACTaggtgggggaaaaaaatctgtaaatgtgcccttgtgcaaggcaattaaccctaattgctcctgtaaatcactctgaattagagcgtctgctaaattactaaaatgttaatATCTTGATGAGAAAAACTACAATAATGTTTCGGATTATACCTATAATAGTCTCGCTTTACCATACATCCAAGTCTTGTTCAGTGAGAAAGCCAGAAATCAAGGTTCTGCCGATAAAGACTACAGTAAAAGATGGGTCTCTTACTCTGTCTTGATGGTACGTGCAGTGTCAATTATCTTCTTGGTGGCCTTTATGTAGCCATCCTCTCCCATGTGCATCATGGTAGCCCAGCACGCTGCGATGATACCGCCTGGCCGAGATCCTGCCACTGATGGGGAAGCATAGATGCCCCCTTGCCAGTCTGGAGCCACAAAGTACTGGTAGTGCCTGTACTTCTTGTCACTATACAGGATCACTGATGAACCTTTGGGGGCGTAGCCATACTGGAGAGTAGAGGTAAATCAAAAAACTATTCTTAGTCAACACCATAACTGGTTAAACGACAAGTCTATGGAACAATGAGCATCTCATGATCGAAAATCAAGAGGGAGAAAATGTTTGGTAAGACAGCCTGGGATCCACACCCTCTTaccttgtgtgtgtctgcagataTACTGGTCACACCCTTTACCCTGAAGTCAAAGGGAGCCAGTGGGTAATTGGCTTTGGCCATGAACACGATGAGAAACCCTCCCAAACAAGCATCCACATGCAGAGGGAGGTTGTACTTTAAAGCCAGCTGAAAAACACCATGTGGGATGGATTAGGTAATATTATGTAAAAGTACTATGCTACAACAATGTTGTTGTGACGGTAgtaattacagtgttactacagtaCACAGGTATACAAGCAACTTCATGTTAAAGATtcaatgcagacatttttggttcaatatcaaataatttctgtgattgttttcaacaacaaaaagtctaaaatatatttatattttttagcaaagagtaatttctcaagcaataattttgctacaaCTATGTGGGAGTAGTCTGAGTGGAAAGTGGAAAACTGAAAATTTGCTGTTATTGCAGAGAGGGTGGGAACTCTAACTAATTTACCATATGGGGATGTCGCCATGGAAGGccacaaaactccatcccacaaaaataggctgaaatttcaggcagcctTTTTCACTAAAAAGCCCTTgtcattattttcacaatttcacagtattattccaacctcctagtgtgaaaatataaaaacacaggaCACTGGGCCTTAAAGTattaccacaaaaaaaaaaaacttatttacTATGACTTTCCTTTTACAAGTACATAACAATGAGACAATTTACCTTTCCTACTTCCTCAATAGGATCAATGATTCCATGCGGGAACTGGGGTGCGGAACATACAAGCATGGCTGTGTTCTTGCTGATAGCTCTCCTCATCGCCTACACAAAACAAGTTGGAGTTATAAGGAGTTGAAGGTGTCACAATATTGCTTTAAGACATATTATTATGGTGATGATAAGTCTCATCTACACTCACTGAGAACGAGTAATTCTAGTTGTTGCCACCATGTTTTTTGTAACTACTGCGGTCATGTCTGAAATGTTAATCTTGAACAGTCCAAACTGAGGATGTGATCCCCAGTCAGTAACAGAAGTGCCATACATCACACCATATTCTCATTACCTATAGTAGGCTGGGGTCTAGGCTACAGTTCAATTGGGAATTTGTACACCAACAAACGTATATTTACTCTGACCTTTTCAGTGCAAGTTGAGCACTGACTGAATTTATTCTTTAGAATAACCATTTGTACAGGAAGTAATAAATATTCACACCTTAACATCCACTTTCATTGTATTTTTGTCCAGGGGGATGTGAACAAGCTTCATTCCAAAGTAGTTTGCTGCTTTGTCAAAGGCTGCATGGACACTGACTGGTGCAATGCTGCAAAATTAGGGGAGGAAATAAAACACAAATTATTCCCAGtactatataaaatgtatttcacaggTGATATTACCATTTATGAGACAGACAACATCACAACAATGCAAATCAAGCTTGTCCTGAGAGCATCTGGTGTGCCAGTTTAAAGAAAAAGAATCTGAGGCTACATTTTCACAGTGAACTTACATTTCAGGATGTTTCACACCACGCTCATAGGCCATGTCTCTGTAGGCCTTGCATGCCATCAATATGCTTTCAGTTCCTCCAGAGGTGACCTGAACAAAGCAGAAACGGGAACAATCAGTGTTCAGAATGTGCCAGTGCATAGGTTTTGATTATTCTCTCAAGTAGAACATTTCCCAAGCCCTGGGTCAGTGAGTCTTGTGGGAGTACTGAAGGTAAACTCACTGTGCCACAAGTGTTGGGCCCACCGTTGAAGAGGGTACACGTCATTCTTACAACCTCTGCCTCCATCTTCCTCACACCAGGAAAGATGTCTGGGTGAAGTGGGTTGCTCCATGCAAAGTCTCCATACACCTAGCGACAAAAGGAAGAATATCAAAGGGAATCAGTAAGATATGGGATTTGTCATACAAACAACAAGGCATATTCTGACTGTAGTATGAGCTCTAAATTCCACGTATTTCGGGAAAACGTATTACTCAGAATACTACGCACAGAAGTTTAACAAGACAAAAACGGTTGATTTGTGGACTAGACATACCTTCACCAAAAGTTTGGTAAGTGTCTGATCTCCCCAGTACACTGCACCTGACACTCGTCCTTTCTCCCAATCCACTTCATCTATGAAGAGCAGACAACAGCAATGCCTCAGCAAACAACTATATACTGTAACTCCAAATCAACTACAAATGTTAAAAATGCTAAAAACACCCTGGCACACATTTGTCACATATTCTAGGATAAAAATAGTCAATACAAAAAAGGCACTGTAGGTTATTGGCTCCATAATATTGTCATTAAATTGCATTATGgctccacagaagaagaagaaaaagcagtCTAGAACTTGCCAAAGCAACTTATtaattaaccaggtttccatccaacctttttatgcgagtaaagtacatgttctataaaaaaaatatatgtaatgaCAGGCCTgaaaaatgttgacaaaacaaaatacgctatagacaaggtgggatctttttgtgtctgtaaaatgcatTATGCGAAAAAATGTAGGGGAAAATGCTTTTATGCAcatatattgatataataaccatcatatcgaagaaAACTTGGATTCACATTATGACATGTTGTGTAGTCCTCCCACTACCACTcgttgggaaagcatgcagtttattaggctacagacatAATAATGCGATCATTTAGGCTATATGTGCGCTCTAGCTAACAGCGTGAGcacacgtgccaataccagaatGGGCACACTTGCTATATTACGCAACaattgtgagaaaaccatcagtagagttgaaaatgcaatggacaCCCATTTAACTTCAAATTTTAAAAATTGATTTGGTACATGGGAATATAACCGCAAAAGGTATTTTTaagtgcactatgtcatcacgcacagccttttatctgcaaacagggaatttgatggaaacacatctctggtgggaaaagaTTTTTCAATTATtgtatgaaaatctgtcaccaattggatggaaacatagATTATGTTTCATTTTCTAGGATCTAGTCAATACAAAACATATTAGGGCAGTAGGGCACTGTAGGTCATCGGCCCCATTTAGCTACAAAGAAACAAAGCACTCCAGAACATGCCCTGGGACAACTCTCACCCACTTACTCAGTGTTTCGTACTCGCTGATCCTGTCTAGAACTTCAGCTTGTGTTAGCCCTTGTTCAGGCAGCTGTTTGGTGTAGTTCATGCCCTCCTTCAGTGCGCAAAGACTGACAGACATGTCATCCAGGGCCTTGTTCAGCTGGGTCTGGATCTGTCACAAAGACACACTGAGTCAGTCCCATTACACACATCACTGCTCAGACAACACAAACCATTTCCTAGAAGCAGTGACCCATTATGGCGTTGAGAATGTCTAGGCTACAACACTCTGGCGTTGACAACTTAtctaaaatatagaaaaatcaaTGAAAGCAATCAAAACTGGCTAGTTGATTTTGTGAAAGTAGAGGTGATAGCAGTggtgttcgagaccacctaaagcaAGACCAGTTCCAGACCAAGATCGGTGTAAATCAAGtctgagtcaagaccaagaccgggaGGGGGGCAAGGGGTccgagaccagaaaaatgtcaaaatcaagaccatgattgtaattgtCAAATCACCGCCAATAAGAGTCTAAAATGTCCAATATTTCTGTGTTCAAAACTCAGAAGAACATAAGGATTCTTAAGACATTCAGACTGGTGAAAAAAATATACGTTgaaggacaaggacatccctgtgtttttctaTTGGAGCTCGCTTGCCGTTAGCCAtatctttgaaaataacttgtgtgaaacattgttgcatttaaactttaggTCACTGTGTGCTAAACATGAAACATTTTTTTGCAATGCGAAGTAATAGTTGCACATTTAGATTAGGAAACGCTTAgcctaatggttgtgtttttgtattcttatgattgggacctactggcttattatgtccgAGTGAATGGCCAGCTTATAATtgaacatcatgctgtgtgtgactgctgtctttccatcggccctatgcagtggtgtagtgatgcctggagaagtgggtatactcaaaTTGTACACAAAAAAATCCCAAACCCACTGCCAGCGAAGGAAAGGCACCCTGTGTGTTTTCCAGTTTTTTTACAAATTCGTTTTCCTATATTTCTTTCCGAGTTGCACTCTCAAAATCCCACCTTTTTTTATGTGACGTCCACAACAattcttaaaccacatcaggagactatTTTTCGAGGACTGGGAAAATAAtaaatgtattctttttttttgctcAAGCCTACACCCCTGATGCAAACAGGTCATGATGACTGAATTGCGCAACACAAATAGCCCACTAACCAAGACTTCTgaccaaactttttcaatacctggtttgcatacccattgttgccttagttaacatttactggtagatatcataaaTTGAAACGTTTTTCCTACCTACCCTACCGGCTACCTTtatcattcttctgtgagctgttccatgccaaaaccagttgagagctgtgCGCTCTGCCTGCCTACATATTATATTCTGCTGAAACAAGGCTGCGTGCGGCacacatgtgaatatatttcacttgctgtgcgattgtgtaggctactttgtacatgatttctctattgtactacataattgataagtcatatacctccactacaccactttGATACGTATCAGTGGGGATTAAAGGAGTATACGCAATGCCCATAAAAAAAAGTGGGTATACGGCGTATACCTGCATACCCTCCACTACGCCAATG
It encodes:
- the LOC111978537 gene encoding sphingosine-1-phosphate lyase 1 isoform X2 — its product is MSVSLCALKEGMNYTKQLPEQGLTQAEVLDRISEYETLNEVDWEKGRVSGAVYWGDQTLTKLLVKVYGDFAWSNPLHPDIFPGVRKMEAEVVRMTCTLFNGGPNTCGTVTSGGTESILMACKAYRDMAYERGVKHPEIIAPVSVHAAFDKAANYFGMKLVHIPLDKNTMKVDVKAMRRAISKNTAMLVCSAPQFPHGIIDPIEEVGKLALKYNLPLHVDACLGGFLIVFMAKANYPLAPFDFRVKGVTSISADTHKYGYAPKGSSVILYSDKKYRHYQYFVAPDWQGGIYASPSVAGSRPGGIIAACWATMMHMGEDGYIKATKKIIDTARTIKTEIRKINGVFVFGDPEVSVVAIGSDVFDIFRLSNALTSKGWNLNTLQYPSSIHICCTVLHTHEGVAKQFISDIKEQVALILKNPNEKTTGMGAIYGMAQSIPDRSMVTEISRGFLDCLYSTEEPKSSQPQKTHMNGNGKAH
- the LOC111978537 gene encoding sphingosine-1-phosphate lyase 1 isoform X1 codes for the protein MDYWSALEVYKEMLLLYLEEGRRLVNTNCEALEPWQIIGATLISTLGAVWVKGFLFQQETLTSRIKKQCFRLIRKIPFVGAAIQTQLNKALDDMSVSLCALKEGMNYTKQLPEQGLTQAEVLDRISEYETLNEVDWEKGRVSGAVYWGDQTLTKLLVKVYGDFAWSNPLHPDIFPGVRKMEAEVVRMTCTLFNGGPNTCGTVTSGGTESILMACKAYRDMAYERGVKHPEIIAPVSVHAAFDKAANYFGMKLVHIPLDKNTMKVDVKAMRRAISKNTAMLVCSAPQFPHGIIDPIEEVGKLALKYNLPLHVDACLGGFLIVFMAKANYPLAPFDFRVKGVTSISADTHKYGYAPKGSSVILYSDKKYRHYQYFVAPDWQGGIYASPSVAGSRPGGIIAACWATMMHMGEDGYIKATKKIIDTARTIKTEIRKINGVFVFGDPEVSVVAIGSDVFDIFRLSNALTSKGWNLNTLQYPSSIHICCTVLHTHEGVAKQFISDIKEQVALILKNPNEKTTGMGAIYGMAQSIPDRSMVTEISRGFLDCLYSTEEPKSSQPQKTHMNGNGKAH